In the genome of Paenibacillus pabuli, one region contains:
- a CDS encoding helix-turn-helix domain-containing protein translates to MQRLWSKFSPLFRRFMISYLVILMIPQIAGYASYRASIEAARTSSIENSLKSLNLGKEIIERNLMQVEDFTRQLAINQDLYRLIADPKPHDANNVYGLSRMQRSLSMYSSTNDYLSHFFIYIPNYNVIITPTTVYYRPEHYFAANRLEGMTFEEWKENILKKPHLNEIIPLQNYKKEIRSNVLVDAPAITFLQSLPLNSFNKPQATIGVMIDENKMASLTNHIVEQYGGWTLVTDSKGDIIFSRGLNKDEAKNLKDMTVSKDDEAKPMGDGRLLISIRSNQNGWNYMAGIPERALMVKADQIKQVTFTFTLATLGFGLLIGLLLAYRNSAPIHRLLSVFREQDIGLPGKTSNEYDFLASNITSLITNNHLLKNALNEQLPMLRDGFIKRLLTGEFYTTRELEAISSQTGISLHTNRGFVGILKVDGYGSPDSEEIIQELSVARLIVREAMAAWNSEVLVTDWGTDLIAFVYPLSGDSMDKALCKCEAELEKLTHAVYRDYRVSTTIGTGSSYEVWNDVGRSFNEARHALEYAIHTGKDHIMKFEDAVKETELYYYPIESEQRLLNTLKAGEMEESNRILDQLFSRNFTERELSYDMTQQFIMELKGTFLKLEPKIMLDESLVEELKDRVSAIQVTDKVAVLQSKFHHLAKDVCQDVQRKKCNMHAGFVNETIAYIQERYADANLTVYRIAEHMGKPEKYISQLFKEHTGENLSDYVEVVRINKAAELLRESQHTIDEIALTTGYNSAHSFRRAFKRVRGVLPSAYRQMNDHI, encoded by the coding sequence TGAACGTAATCTTATGCAGGTCGAGGATTTCACGAGACAGTTGGCCATTAACCAGGATTTATATCGTTTAATCGCTGATCCCAAGCCGCATGACGCTAATAATGTCTACGGTTTGAGCCGCATGCAGCGCAGTCTGTCCATGTACAGCAGCACCAATGATTATTTGTCTCATTTCTTCATCTACATTCCGAACTATAATGTCATTATTACGCCTACGACGGTTTACTATCGACCAGAACATTATTTTGCTGCCAATCGGCTAGAAGGCATGACGTTTGAAGAGTGGAAAGAGAACATATTAAAAAAACCGCATTTAAACGAGATCATTCCCCTACAAAACTATAAAAAAGAGATTCGCAGTAATGTGCTTGTGGACGCTCCTGCCATTACGTTTCTTCAATCGCTTCCATTAAACAGCTTCAACAAACCGCAGGCTACAATTGGCGTCATGATTGATGAAAATAAGATGGCGAGCCTGACTAATCATATTGTGGAGCAATATGGAGGATGGACACTGGTGACAGACTCCAAGGGGGATATCATTTTTTCGCGGGGCCTGAATAAAGACGAGGCAAAAAACTTAAAGGATATGACTGTCAGCAAGGACGATGAAGCGAAGCCTATGGGCGACGGACGTCTGCTGATTTCCATTCGTTCCAATCAAAACGGCTGGAATTACATGGCTGGCATCCCCGAACGTGCGCTTATGGTCAAAGCAGACCAAATCAAGCAGGTTACCTTTACCTTTACGCTAGCTACGCTTGGCTTCGGATTGTTAATCGGGCTCCTGCTTGCTTATCGCAACAGTGCTCCGATTCATCGGCTTCTGTCCGTGTTCCGGGAACAGGATATTGGGCTGCCTGGAAAGACAAGCAATGAATACGACTTTTTGGCCAGCAACATTACGAGTCTCATTACGAACAACCATCTTCTCAAGAACGCATTGAATGAGCAGCTCCCAATGCTGCGGGATGGTTTCATTAAACGTTTGCTTACCGGAGAGTTTTACACAACGCGCGAGCTGGAGGCCATCTCTTCCCAGACGGGCATTTCGCTCCATACCAACCGGGGGTTTGTAGGAATTCTAAAGGTAGACGGTTATGGCAGTCCAGATAGTGAGGAAATTATTCAGGAGCTAAGCGTTGCAAGGCTCATCGTGCGGGAAGCCATGGCGGCATGGAATTCCGAAGTATTGGTAACAGACTGGGGAACGGATCTGATTGCTTTTGTGTATCCTCTTAGTGGTGATTCTATGGATAAAGCCCTGTGTAAATGTGAAGCTGAGCTTGAAAAACTGACACATGCTGTATACCGGGATTACCGGGTATCGACCACAATTGGAACGGGCTCTTCTTATGAGGTATGGAATGATGTTGGTCGTTCGTTCAACGAGGCAAGACACGCGCTGGAATATGCCATTCACACCGGAAAGGACCACATCATGAAATTCGAGGACGCGGTGAAGGAAACGGAACTGTACTACTATCCGATTGAGTCTGAACAACGTCTGCTCAATACGCTCAAGGCAGGAGAAATGGAAGAGTCCAACCGTATTTTGGATCAGTTGTTCAGCCGGAACTTTACTGAGCGAGAGCTATCGTATGACATGACACAGCAGTTCATCATGGAATTGAAGGGCACATTTTTGAAGCTGGAGCCTAAAATTATGCTGGACGAATCGCTTGTGGAGGAGCTTAAGGATCGGGTTTCAGCAATTCAGGTGACGGATAAGGTTGCCGTACTTCAGAGCAAGTTCCATCATCTGGCGAAAGACGTATGCCAAGACGTTCAGCGTAAAAAATGTAACATGCATGCCGGATTTGTGAACGAAACGATTGCATATATCCAGGAACGTTATGCGGATGCAAACTTGACGGTGTACCGGATCGCAGAACATATGGGCAAACCGGAAAAATATATATCTCAGTTATTCAAAGAGCATACCGGGGAGAACCTTTCCGATTATGTGGAAGTGGTGCGAATCAACAAAGCAGCTGAACTGCTGCGGGAGAGTCAGCACACGATTGATGAAATCGCATTAACAACCGGATATAACAGCGCGCATTCGTTTCGAAGAGCCTTCAAACGGGTTCGGGGTGTTTTGCCTAGTGCATACAGACAGATGAATGATCACATTTAA